From Danio aesculapii chromosome 18, fDanAes4.1, whole genome shotgun sequence, a single genomic window includes:
- the LOC130245384 gene encoding leukotriene B4 receptor 1-like — translation MDSELSFNSTSSSTAVGSEKIAPAVVLGLCCLVGLPSNIAVIVSIAREWNTNLSFTLKLMLNLAVSDALSLCLAPSVLFGILFGWKFGLWLCRFLYFLGHWSLYVGVLTVTSMSVHRYHNVIKTRVANRMILHRLERRHRHLQLICIWTLAFVFALPVFFTQGLKDRDGFQRCQRTMSSLAVEVTVLLLEILLGFVIPFLIMLTCYLWLHKGLSQNSTLPRASQEQESRNKGSNVRTYKKRLVISIVVAFFVFWTPVHIINVIDIVITLTKTSDPEVHLQLKSFRLVYGDPSKAVALFNCCLNPFLYAIFSGNLMKCFRKR, via the coding sequence ATGGACTCAGAATTAAGCTTCAATTCAACATCTAGCAGCACTGCTGTGGGTTCAGAGAAGATCGCTCCTGCTGTGGTTCTGGGTTTGTGCTGTTTGGTGGGTTTGCCGAGCAACATTGCAGTAATTGTCAGCATTGCTCGTGAGTGGAACACAAATCTGAGCTTCACTTTAAAACTGATGCTCAACCTTGCGGTCTCTGATGCTTTGAGTCTTTGCTTGGCTCCTTCTGTGCTGTTTGGAATACTATTTGGATGGAAATTTGGCCTGTGGCTTTGTAGGTTCCTGTATTTTTTGGGTCACTGGAGCCTGTATGTCGGTGTCCTGACGGTCACGTCCATGAGTGTGCACCGCTATCACAATGTCATCAAGACAAGGGTCGCTAACAGGATGATTCTGCACAGGCTGGAGCGACGACACAGACACCTTCAGCTGATCTGCATCTGGACTCTTGCCTTTGTTTTTGCCCTACCAGTATTTTTTACCCAAGGACTCAAAGACAGAGATGGTTTCCAAAGATGTCAgaggacaatgagttcactggctGTAGAAGTGACTGTATTACTTCTTGAGATCCTGTTGGGGTTTGTCATTCCATTTTTAATCATGTTGACATGTTATCTGTGGTTGCACAAAGGTTTGAGTCAAAACTCCACTTTACCTAGAGCTTCACAGGAGCAGGAATCCAGAAACAAGGGGTCAAATGTTAGGACTTACAAGAAGAGACTTGTGATCAGCATCGTTGTGGCTTTCTTTGTGTTTTGGACTCCTGTGCACATCATCAATGTGATTGATATAGTAATTACTCTGACTAAAACATCTGATCCAGAAGTTCATTTACAGCTGAAGTCCTTCCGTCTTGTTTATGGTGACCCAAGCAAGGCTGTGGCTTTGTTTAACTGTTGTTTGAATCCTTTCCTTTATGCCATTTTTTCAGGGAATCTTATGAAATGTTTCAGAAAGAGATga
- the LOC130245383 gene encoding mu-type opioid receptor-like: MMELNASFNSTPIQFNTNSTPAVGSEKIAPAVVLGLCCLVGLPSNIAVIVSIAREWNKNLSFTLKLMLNLAVSDALSLCLAPFVLFGILFGWKFGLWFCKILFFMGHWSLYVGVLTVTSMSVHRYHNVIKTRVANRMILHRLERRHRHLQLICIWTLAFVFALPVFFTQGLKDRDGFQRCQRTMSSLAVEVTVLFLEILLGFVIPFLIMLTCYLWLHKGLSQNSSLTRAPQEQESKNRRTNFKVYKKRLVISIVVAFFVFWTPVHIINVIDIVITLTKTSDPEVHSQLKSFRRVYGDLSKASALFNCCLNPFLYAISLGNLVKCFRKR, translated from the coding sequence ATGATGGAGCTCAACGCAAGCTTCAATTCAACACCTATTCAATTCAACACTAATTCAACGCCTGCTGTGGGTTCAGAGAAGATCGCTCCTGCTGTGGttctgggtttgtgttgtttggtgGGTTTGCCGAGCAACATTGCAGTAATCGTCAGCATTGCTCGTGAGTGGAACAAAAATCTGAGCTTCACTTTAAAACTGATGCTCAACCTTGCGGTCTCTGATGCTTTGAGTCTTTGCTTGGCTCCTTTTGTGCTGTTTGGAATACTATTTGGATGGAAATTTGGCCTTTGGTTTTGTAAGATTCTGTTCTTCATGGGTCACTGGAGTCTGTATGTTGGTGTCCTGACAGTCACGTCCATGAGTGTGCACCGCTATCACAATGTCATCAAGACAAGGGTCGCTAACAGGATGATTCTGCACAGGCTGGAGCGACGACACAGACACCTTCAGCTGATCTGCATCTGGACTCTCGCCTTTGTTTTTGCCCTACCAGTATTTTTCACCCAAGGACTCAAAGACAGGGATGGTTTCCAAAGATGTCAgaggacaatgagttcactggctGTAGAAGTGACTGTATTATTTCTTGAGATCCTGTTGGGGTTTGTCATTCCATTTTTAATCATGTTGACATGTTATCTGTGGCTGCATAAAGGTTTGAGTCAAAACTCCAGCTTAACAAGAGCTCCACAGGAGCAGGAATCCAAAAACCGGAGAACTAACTTCAAGGTTTACAAGAAGAGACTTGTGATCAGCATCGTTGTGGCTTTCTTTGTGTTTTGGACTCCTGTGCACATCATCAATGTGATTGATATAGTAATTACTCTGACTAAAACATCTGATCCAGAAGTTCATTCCCAGCTGAAGTCCTTCCGTCGTGTTTATGGTGACTTAAGCAAGGCTTCGGCTTTGTTTAACTGTTGTTTGAATCCTTTCCTTTATGCTATTTCTTTAGGAAATCTTGTTAAATGTTTCAGAAAGAGATGA